Genomic window (Lampris incognitus isolate fLamInc1 chromosome 3, fLamInc1.hap2, whole genome shotgun sequence):
atactgcaagctgtgggatacaatacttgtttatcctttcttacatcggagtcccgtggacggtttctccttctaatgcacacgagtgaaatccgggcagtggttgagcttcaacccccacgtccgtaagaaacaccgctccagctgggggactggacgtttgtcgaaggatttgaaaccaaaataaatggcaaggtgggccaaatagagtcctgtgtgtcccccctccttctttgatcatgatgatgatgatgatgatgatgagagactgagggccccccccacaacacctggggccccacccaaaatagaacacagaGCTACTGATgggagtgacgggcgtgcagcaggctgaccagcaaagaacagcataggactgcccccgttacattagtgccgtgaccctcctggatcctgagagcgacatcagttgctcgccgcgggaggctgctgtcgtcatcaagccccagacgtcttcaggtatttctatagactgtacactcatgttacagtggactggagttgagctgtgtggacactggacagtcatagctgtggttaccatggactgggcttgtgaacaggacatttgtatatattgaaggaagaaaaacacacgggaaaaaaaagttaatgttgatgtgattgaaggactcgtgtgaataatctattgatgtaaactactagatatgtgcatatgtgattaatctattggtgaatttgttgattgtatgtgattgtttcagtctcttagtgctttctagattcaattatttaaatgaattgagcttttcacttttttattttattttttattttatctgagtgttagaggtaggaacatggcagagggtggttcgtacgtaggtgggggtaacattgctgatcaggatcttttggatcgccagtgtggagagggggtaccagttagatgtgggtggaggtttacggctaggtgtaggtaggagtttcgggcagctcttagagggcggggaaccagacaccagagcaccaggacctagagacccgtccacatttggcactcctcagttcacctccacatgctacgtagaacgggccaggccaggtatcggCGAagaggctgtgctgggtaacagcgagcagccagtggttgAGTTAGCCAcactcattactcagttagcagagaagataggagagtcaatcactgctaagatgcaggaaacacaaatgcttagaaacacacacacagacagtgctaggtctgctgaacagcgttcggagacagtgcctagtgttagagtagtaatgcaaacagacgctagggagcctcctattttcaggggtgatagctctgataagtttacagttcatgagtgggagagccttatgactttgtgtttgaggaagcgagccattccagttagtgagcagtcacatgagattctagctaagcttatggggaaagcaggggacgtggtgaagataaagctgcgcaacacatctgtcgaccacatagcgaacccccacattatttttgatgtactgaagcaacactttagtgacctcacatactcgagcatgcccctggcggacttttacagtacgctgcccaagccaggtgaggacgctatggagtattggattaggctagacagcgaagcaggtcgccaagaaactctgggatcatgtattctgtgtttacgggtttccggagagaatacattctgaccagggcacaaactttgagagcaacctgattgcagagcttctcaggttggcgggtgtagcgaagtcccacacgacggcctaccatcctatgggtaatggcgggacagagcggtttaatcgcacgatggggaatatgctccgtttccttccgcttcagcagaagcaacagtggcctcagcagatccattctctcacgctcacatacaatgccactgttcacgagaccacgggttacgcgcctatgggcgtgtcccaagactgccggtggatgttatgttcaggcaggttttgcatgaccctcaagttgttgactatgactcttatgctcagtctctgctttcctgtctaaggagtgcaatggagatcgctcagaagcactccacggctgagcagcagcatcaggcgcgacaatacaacagacacgccaagggcactgtcctgtctgtcggggatcgtgttttggttgcgaaccagagtgagcgagggaagagaaagttggctgacaaatgggagaatggagtgtacacggttgtcggtgtcaaccccaatatccacgtctacaagattcaggatgcagaggggcacaccaaggtggtgcacaggaaccgtttgttggaggtcaacttcttgtccctccctgagttagatcagggtgaggagtccagtacaaccagtcagttgcttgactgcgcagagtccgatgagaaggacagtgcagatggcctgacggtctcaggggatgcaatgGGGcttgcagtctcatcacttggagactcgcctagatctgagtgggcagaagcggaagagttcattccgtctagtctggtagtcagtcctgtgggggccactgctcagactccacccaacacacacgcaccacacaacacacatgcaccacacatagaggcatcacactcactcgatgttggtgttatatctcacactgattcgcacacagaagcaccacactcactcgatacagatgttgcagctcgcactgtctcacgcacacaagtagagagcgatggtcgggttaggacacgcacagggagggtggtgaggtcagtgaacaggttaatagaatctatggctcagatgcgaattctacggagtgtgagggattgaactttgatggaggttggagtcattcagacTAGTTTAATcggagttattaggtgtctatcagacagggttgttttgggccaaaataaatggcaaggtgggccaaatagagtcctgtgtgtcccccctccttctttgatcatgatgatgatgatgatgatgagagactgagggcccccccacaacacctggggccccaaccaaaatagaacacaacgcagagctactgatgagagtgacgggcgtgcagcaggctgaccagcatagagcAGCATAGGACTACCCCCGTTACActtgcatttttaggcccaagtggacagtttagctgtgatgagctcacagacacacggagtattgctggcttgagaatacacgtcgaatgtgtaccacatttttgatggagtcatacctttttcactaagtggaacagtcaaccaactgtggactgtatgtgctctcctaacaaagtttcagggaccactgttttaaacctttgttaaattcagctgacaagaaaatagtgcacacaaaccttagatagattgaaacatatttaacttcatttcagtacagtcccattttttagcccacaccttgagatgagcaatcgctacaattgatgatttgagttggtagcgagttccagtttattgctacaacagaatgacagttgaccgaacatattttagtttaaaatgaaccaacagttttgtcaaagttaaaggacaaagaatgaaaatattgtagctgggacaatctaatgtataaatattgaatgtacagtataaaaatgaaatgtatcttttttattttattgtgattaaacagcttgtttgaatacagccctgtgtgtgtgtctctcctcactagcacaggagaggcagaaagtactcaaaaaagaaaagatccagcttagttttcatattgtggtaaatgacggcaggtgctcgaggttggtagtccaaactatgtttgctgctggccccggctgcattgatttccgattgagtaagaagggggcgtggctaaattcccaccccttggtttttttaaaatccaagatggccgcggcgtgaaatgggcgaaTGGCCGCAATAATTGGcatcgctgtcttcgggagggggcggagtcggcttgtgtttgtcacatgaatgcgtctcttctctgtgtgtatcggaaaaagcagtggttcggtctccttcgagactgccggccggagagatgtagttggcgaacgcatgcagtacgagggtaggtgtttgaactaaattagggatcgattggccactaaattgggagaaaaggggaaaatcagattttttttaaaagatggtGTCCGTCAAGCTCAACCCAACCACCCCATCACGCAAAATAGATAGGGTTAactgttttttttattaaaatTTTAACACTATTAATGCAAAGAAATTTATATTTCAGATTGAATGCATGTATGCTAGATCAGGAACTTGACCACACATATGCAACTGTTAAGTTGTTTTATGTAGCAAGCGAAGCAGTGGAGCAGGCAATGGAAAGGATGCCAGGCCAGATTCCCCCAGTGCCATCCACAATGAAAACCCACCAAGTGGTCACATTCACTCCAGGAGAGATCGTTTACCGAGAAGTCAGTTGCATGTGCTCCACGCAAAAGCACCTGAGATATCAGTGCTTCACCACACAGCACTTCACTTTTAACAAGACAGCCCAAAAGGTGCCAACAGAAGCAGCCAAAGAGGTGCCGACAGAAGCTATTGCTTGGGAAAGTGGAGATCTCATTGGGAAGTTGTGTGTGCTTAAATATGACAATGACCTTTATCCAGGGATCATCATGAATACAGATGAAGCACGTGCCCAAGTCAAATGCATGCACCGCGCTGGTGCCAACAGGTTCTTCTGGCCTGCAGGAGATGAAATCCTGTGGTACCTCTTTGATCAGGTGCTCGAAATCGTTTAAGCACCACAGCTTGTGACATCCCCTCACATGGAAATGCAGAGGGATGTATGGAAGCGACTCTCCCAGTCACTGTCATAATGCTCTTGAAGCTTTTGAGGATGTCAGAGTTCCCACTCAGTTTAGGAAATAATTTTCCTGGACATTCTTAGTCATAGTTTATAGTCACATAGGATGGAGGATGGAGGATTAATTATGCAATCTCATTAGGACAAGAGATGTCTGATAGAATGTTCCTCTAGGAGAAGATCTTTTGGAAAATATGTTTAAAATTCTCATTTCTAGTGACAAATGCCTTCAGTTTTTCATGGCCATGACCAGTTTGACATTACATTTCcgtttttaaatgttttaaatgccCCTCCTTTCCTCCTCCGTTTTTTtaagcttctttttttaatttttttgcctATTTGAACCGTTGCTCATGTTTCATAATTATTAATGGTCATTAAGAGTACCTTAATGAGAATGAAATGCTCTTTTAATCaatttttaaatgttttaaatgttgcATATTTGAAATACTGATGCTTTTATTCACATTTTGAATGGTCAGTGTTTGTTCAGTTTAATACAAATATATATTTGTAGCATGCTGTTGTATTAATAAAGCCTAATTTTGATATATATTTTGGATCTTGTATCATTAGCTCATGCTTACATTTACAGTATATCCAGAATTAACAAAAGTTCCTAATGTTGGATGAAGACTAAAACCAACAGATCACAGTGAGACAGTTTTTCCGTACCACCCCGTCACAGTGAACCACTCCGTCACATCAGTTACCACCCCGTCACAGGGTCATTTTGTAAAAAATAATGAAAAGGGAGTGAAATACTCCATAAATTAATGTTGAATAATATTCTTGTTTTGTGGACTAATCAAATAAATGTAACCTTTATTTGAAATGTTAAAGTGAATTAGTATTTTTTGTACAAACAGTGAGGCCATTGACATGTTGAATTCATATTTCAAGATTAAGAATCTAAAAATGAAAGAAATAATTAAATTACATACTTCATGTtgatggtttccaaaaaaaaaggatATTTTACCAGAAGGGAAACACTAGATTTTTAACATGTATTTCCGGCCTACTACTCAAATGGTGTACGTAATTGTCCGTGACGGGGTGGTACAAGAATGGCTCCCATGTCTGAATAAAACGGAAAATATTAATAAGGCTTTTATGCCTGAGGTGGGAAAATTTGTTTTTTGGAGGATTAATATGTCTTTAATGTTGTAGGGGAAAAAAATTGCTCTTGATGAAAATTTTGAAAATTGCAAAGTGGAAATGGCACCCGTTTCATAGAATGACTCCACTGCgaattaagccatcctagctgtgatctgtgtagctaggtgcagtgggctgccgccttcatgcagcgcccggggaccaactccgttcttttcccattaccttggtcaggggaacagacaggGGTATAAACCcagcatgcatgtttcttttgatggtgggggaaactggagcacccggagaaaacccactgcagacacagggagaacatgcaagctccacacagtgGGCGACCTTTGAgtgagtgctttgagtggctgttgcagctataaaaacgctataaaaaatgcaacgtGATTGACCttggatgacccctaaggttggataaccccgaggttcaaacccaggaccttttgcttctccactgggccactgtgccgcccaattaCATTGCATACATTAATTGCATGTTATAGTACCGATAACTGTCCTACGGAACCCTAAATTAATAGACAAGTAGCCTTGTTAACAATTCATTGTACCTGACATTTATTTTACTGAAAATGGCATGGTTACTGCAAAATAAGTTAGTCAGGTTTACTGTTTGGCGTTCTCAAGTATGActacctttttctctctcttttattctatagaaataaaaacattgaaaatacaacacacacagaccaaaCAAATGgtgaaataaaacattttacaaacccatcgaactctacagaatcaaagattacGTCACAggtcaacaaaaacaaaatggtgaggtaacctgtaggccttaGCATGGcatccagcctacagaccccccccccccacaccaaatcaaagaaataaaacataaaaaacaacacATAAACCACACAGTGTACTACTGTTCAACTAAAATCCAACATTAACctcccctccttccccaatcacaacagacccccccccaccactaccaccaccaatcaaagaaatcaaacaaaacatacacgtataccacacacagtatacactTTAACTAAAATCCAacattaccccccctcccccaatcacAAAACCTACTACACTCCATTGTCAAATTCTACTTGAATTCAGCAAAACGCTATCTGGTACCATCCGGTGGTAGAGATATATAAATGCACTCTGGGTCTGTCGATGAAATGTGACGTAATACGTTAGTAATCAAACTGCGACGAAAGCCCATAGGGAAACAGCGTCGAAAATGGTGAGCGCTCACTATAAATATTTGAATTATTTTTAACATTACATTTAATGCCCTGCTCAAAGATGTATAACTCACTATCATTATCATATTATTGTTTTAGATAGTTATGTGTTTTGATCTACACCTAACTATTAATTGCGTAGTTAATGAAATTGTTTGGCTCGGTGGCTAACATTCCGGTTCGCTGTTAAATCTTATTCAGTATTtattgtttttcagcttttctacTCGTTTTTCAAGTCGTTAGTGGGGAAAGATGTGGTCGTCGAGCTCAAAAATGACTTGAGGTTTGTATGTAATGTTACCGCCGTATTTGCGGATGCTGATTAATGAGCTCTCCGTCGCCATAGAGGCAATTGGGTTCAGAGAGCTGGTGTACAAATTTAATGGTGGTAGAGGACAGATGTTAGTGTAAAATAATTTGTATCGTTtgcattatgtaaattgcgtgaacacaacatccattgcacgctgtccgtcttgggagagagatccctcctctgttgctctccctgaggtttcttcctattttttctccttgttaaagggttttttagggagtttttccttatccgatgagagggtctaaggacaggatgttgtgttgctgttaagcccactgaggcaaatttgtaatttgtgatattgggctatacaaataaaattgaataaattgaattaaattgagcgtgtgtcagagaaagagagaaagaaagaaaggaagggggGCGTTGGCCCAAGTCcttattccaaccaagcagttacacgcctgattctattagtcaccTAATAGTCTTTACTAATGACCTTgacttgtagactcaggtgtgtaactgcttggttggaacaaagacctgcacccacaccagccctttctggatcatgttgcccacccctgaaTCAGTAGACTGTTTTCCCCACTCAATATTTCAATGATAATTGCTGCCGCAAATACGTTTACTCAAGCCTACTGTGACAATGCTGGCAGCTATTGTAATGTTTGATTTCCACATACGTTTGTCAGTGAGATTGACATGAATTTAGAGAACATAGTGAAACAAACTAAAGCCAGCAACATGTTCCAAATTCAGGCAATCTTTTTAAAATGTTACTCTGACATGGGGTTACCCATAGGAAGCTATAAGAAATCAATCAAAAAGCTATTTTTTTTACCTGTTTGCAATCAGTTATAGCATTTTCAAAGGTATTATTGTGATCCTTAAGGTCTCTGCATTCCAGCCAGTGGGTAAAGTGTTTAATCGAGGTGAAATGTTTAAATCCAATATTTAGATAGCATGTACTTTGATTTTGAATGCTAAGATGGCTCCATCTACTGCACTTGTTATGGAAAAGTAAGTGCAGCAAACAGAGCTATCTTCGAACTTCACTATATGTTACCATAACATACAGCAAATAAGTGCAGCAAACGGAGCCAGCTTTGAACTCCAAACCAACAGTACATGCTTCAGAAATATTGGCTTTAAATATTTATTTCACTCTGGCTAAACATTTTTACTCCACCAGCTGGAATGCAGAGACCTTGGCAATCACAATGATACCTTTTGAAAATGCTATAGCTGattggaaaaagggaaaaaatggcTTTTTGATTTATTCCTCATAAATGCCTATGGTAACCTTATGTGACCCCCATCTCAGAGTAACAGAATGTTACGATTACATGGGGTCACATAAATAGATGGGGTCGCATATGGGGCTAAAGAAAATGTGCAAAATTGGATTGGTGAAGGGATTGTTATATATTTAAATGGTGCAAACCTGACATTTAACTGGCTTTTTGTTATTCAGTTTGAACTGCTTTGGTATCATATATGCAGTACGCTCATTTTATGTGGGATGCAAGGGGCACTTACAAATCATTGGTCCTCACTTTTCCATCTCTGGCATAGGCCTACACATTTTGCTACAAGCTTTGAAAATTTACTATTTCGCGCTAATTGTTTTGTcttcttcatgtttttttttagcaTCTGTGGAACACTTCATTCTGTTGACCAGGTTGGAATTCATATTTTCTTTGCTGATCAAATACATATAAGGTTACACTTTCAAAATGATTTTCACACTTTTGTCATCAcgattttatttttgtttcagtATCTGAACATCAAGCTGACAGACATCAGTGTCACAGATCCAGAAAAGTATCCACACATGGTGAGTTCAGCAGTCTGTCACATCACCTTCTGTTCGTTTGTATTAATAATTCCATTGTCCTGATGTAACAAAGAAAAAACAAGCTATAGATAAGGAAAGTTATTCATTTGAAATTGGCCTGTTATGATAAATCAGTACGTCATTAGTGGTTTGTGAACTGATTTTCATTGCAACCCTTTGTCAAACATAGCGTTCAACACGTAGCTGTGTGAGCTAGATGAAACTCGTAGTGATCAGTGAGCTTATTTGGGAGATGCCAAGAAAAATCAGTGTGATCAGCTTGCGAGGTTGAATGGAACTGTTGCATCAATAATGATGTTGAATCCATGTCCCTTCTTGTTTTATTTTGCCCCAGTTGTCTGTGAAAAATTGTTTCATCCGTGGATCTGTGGTCCGGTATGTTCAATTACCGGCAGATGAAGTGGACACTCAGCTCCTGCAAGATGCTGCACGCAAAGAGGCCATGCAACAAAAACAATAATTCATTTACAGAGAGGGTTTAAGGGACAAGGGATGTTGGAGTATGATAATGGTAAATGTTTTATTGGTTTTATTTAAGTCAGATTGGTATCAAAGTTTCAGCAATCTTGGCTATTCAGCAATATGTCTCACTGTCACATAGGTTTGGATAGAGAAGTCAAAAGCATTCCTTGCATTTATgaattttattttgaaaaaaatgcTGGGAATGGTATCTACCTCGCAAGACATGATTTGGTCCCCTTCtgtggtttttttcttcttttgtgcaAACTGAATTGGCACCATCTGAATtgaatttattttcttttaaaaATCTAAGTGAAATGAACAACCTTTGTCAAAACTGTTTGTTGTAAAGAATTTGAAGGGTTTTTTTGGTTAATGAAATTTTTATTTATGTTATatgggaagaaaaacaaaactcttCGATTTGGCCACGGTATAGTGATGCGTAACTccctgtcttttttcttttttttacactttttatttttaacagcatttaaaatacaaacaaacaaagtacAGAACAGGAGGTCTTGCTTGTTATCATCCAACACCAAAGACAGTTAAACAGGTATATGTCATCACACGGATTTCAGCTATGTTGCCTaatgagaaaggagagagagagagaaaaaaaaaccctaatcaACAAGTTTCCTTTAAGTAGCAATCCcatttttttccagtatttttccCATTTGTCTTTATGTAGACGAAGGGCCAAAGTTATCTTTTCCATGGAACATATATAATTGACAATTCCGGTAAAAAGGTCCATATTTAGAGGATTTTTCTGCAGCCAACATTTGGTGACAGtttttttagatgctactagtaAATTTTTCAGGGATAGGCATCACCTTTGCATAAGTTTTTAGGGGGGACTCCAAGAtacagagaggagaaagacatcAGCATTAAAGCCCAGGATCCTTGATATCAAACGTCCCACTTTTTCCCAAAAAGGTTAAATATGTGGACACAACCAAAATATGTGGGCATGGTCCACTTGCATTGATCCACACTCTCTCCAGCAAGGGTGCTGGGTCCCTGAAAACTTGAATTTCTGCTTTGGTGTTAAAAAACCGAATCAAGGCCTTCCAGCAGAAGTCCCTCAAGGTCGGTGAGTTAGTGGTGGGGCAATGAGTTTCCCAGGCATGTAACCACACATCCTCAGGTATTTCCACCCGCATATCTTTTTCCCAACGCTGTCTTACATAATCAATTGAATTTTTGTTCATTGAGGTGATAGCATTGTATAATTTTCCAATGACCCATTCGTTACTTTCACccttataagcatctataaaATGATAAAACTCCAGATAAGTTTTGAGCAACTCCCTGCcttgatattttttatttttctggtAAAAGAGTCAGAAGACCTTCATACTTTTAAGTCACTGTTATTAAAGATTTAAATTTTTAGTTGTGTTTTTTTAATGTttcatttagatttttttttttttgccagattTGGAATGTTTAACTGAAATTATGTATTTTTCCTTTGACATGGGTACCTGATTAAAATTCCTTTCTGTGATCTGGGTAGATACTCATTTTGGGGATGAATGCTAGTATGTAAACTGAGAGTAATATGCTAGAATCATCGTTGAAAACTACTACCTtgctttttttaatcaaatttatCATAATCAAAAGTTTTGGAATCGGTTGTAGAGGTTAATTTGACTAACTAAATTGCCAACCATAAGTAGGTTTTCACCAAACCTTGATATGAGAAGCATAAAGCGTTAACTGTTCTATGATCATGTGAACCCGTACAATACATTACATATGACAGAGCTCATAATGCTGTACATTAAGCAGTTCTGTTGTTAGTAAATTGCCAGTTGATGGATTCATATGA
Coding sequences:
- the smx5 gene encoding smx5, with the protein product MLFYSFFKSLVGKDVVVELKNDLSICGTLHSVDQYLNIKLTDISVTDPEKYPHMLSVKNCFIRGSVVRYVQLPADEVDTQLLQDAARKEAMQQKQ